One region of Streptomyces davaonensis JCM 4913 genomic DNA includes:
- a CDS encoding serine/threonine-protein kinase translates to MSNNGGAPYGSDEPTSFGLQPPRPPAGVPHPGSVPHPGNPYAAPTQVVPPQQQSAAQDPGAGRLIAGRYRLLSKLGHGGMGTVWRAKDETVDREVAVKEPRIPDHLPERERANAFERMRREARAAARLDHPSVVNVHDVAVVDGQPWIVMELVQGRSLGAVLQEGTLGAREAARVGLEVLGALEAAHAAGILHRDVKPDNVLLGRHDRVVLTDFGIAQIEGETNLTDTGGFVGSPEYIAPERVLGQRPGPASDLWSLGVVLYAATEGVSPFRRSNTPATLQSVLNATPAAPATAQGPLAEVITGLLQKDPAHRPNAAQTRALLDRAANPPVQAPAPTQVVQLGESGGDGVRVSRKGLFGIAAAFVAVIVAAAGVVVADPFGESEKPDPWAQRSHTNLGVTLSVPKDYKLGKPEADDTDKNWVTYSDLSGAIWVGVEVARKKDDTSGNIKGSAAAQMYADNEEFKSTGEYDLGMPENPTTKTQETQYKGKKSAENTVVYVTNDTQNPRPREVKIFYYRTSEGDMYKVTIAYPGKGDFTERGRDVAKGVIDGLEIKPL, encoded by the coding sequence ATGAGCAACAACGGGGGAGCCCCATACGGCTCGGACGAGCCGACGTCTTTCGGCCTGCAACCGCCGAGACCGCCCGCGGGCGTGCCGCACCCGGGGAGCGTCCCGCATCCGGGCAACCCGTACGCGGCGCCCACCCAGGTCGTACCGCCGCAGCAGCAGTCCGCCGCCCAGGACCCGGGCGCCGGACGGCTGATCGCGGGTCGTTACCGTCTGCTGAGCAAGCTCGGGCACGGCGGCATGGGCACGGTGTGGCGGGCCAAGGACGAGACCGTGGACCGCGAGGTGGCCGTCAAGGAGCCCCGCATCCCGGACCACCTTCCCGAACGTGAACGCGCCAATGCCTTCGAGCGCATGCGCCGCGAGGCCCGCGCCGCCGCCCGCCTCGACCACCCGTCCGTCGTGAACGTCCACGACGTGGCAGTGGTGGACGGTCAGCCCTGGATCGTGATGGAGCTGGTGCAGGGCCGCTCGCTGGGCGCCGTCCTCCAGGAGGGCACGCTCGGCGCCCGTGAGGCGGCCCGCGTCGGCCTGGAGGTGCTCGGCGCGCTGGAGGCCGCGCACGCGGCGGGCATCCTGCACCGGGATGTGAAACCGGACAACGTGCTGCTCGGCCGGCACGACCGGGTCGTGCTCACCGACTTCGGCATCGCCCAGATCGAGGGCGAGACCAATCTGACCGACACCGGCGGCTTCGTCGGCTCACCCGAGTACATCGCCCCCGAGCGGGTGCTGGGCCAGCGTCCGGGCCCGGCCTCCGACCTCTGGTCCCTCGGTGTGGTGCTGTACGCGGCGACGGAGGGCGTCTCGCCGTTCCGCCGCAGCAACACCCCGGCCACGCTCCAGTCCGTCCTCAACGCCACCCCGGCCGCGCCCGCCACCGCGCAGGGACCGCTCGCCGAGGTCATCACCGGGCTGCTCCAGAAGGACCCGGCCCACCGTCCGAACGCGGCGCAGACGCGTGCGCTGCTGGACCGGGCCGCGAATCCGCCGGTGCAGGCTCCCGCGCCCACGCAGGTGGTGCAGCTCGGCGAGTCCGGCGGCGACGGCGTGCGCGTCAGCCGTAAGGGGCTCTTCGGGATTGCCGCGGCGTTCGTCGCCGTGATCGTGGCGGCGGCCGGCGTGGTGGTCGCCGACCCGTTCGGGGAGTCGGAGAAGCCGGACCCCTGGGCGCAGCGCTCCCACACGAACCTCGGCGTGACCCTGAGCGTGCCCAAGGACTACAAGTTGGGCAAGCCCGAGGCGGACGACACCGACAAGAACTGGGTCACCTACTCCGACCTGAGCGGGGCCATCTGGGTCGGCGTGGAGGTTGCCCGGAAGAAGGACGACACCTCGGGCAACATCAAGGGCTCCGCCGCGGCCCAGATGTACGCCGACAACGAAGAGTTCAAGAGCACCGGCGAATATGACCTCGGAATGCCGGAGAACCCCACGACCAAGACCCAGGAGACCCAGTACAAGGGCAAGAAGTCGGCCGAGAACACGGTCGTCTACGTCACCAACGACACCCAGAACCCGCGCCCGCGCGAAGTGAAGATCTTCTACTACCGGACGTCCGAGGGCGACATGTACAAGGTGACGATCGCCTACCCGGGCAAGGGCGACTTCACCGAGCGGGGCCGAGACGTGGCCAAGGGCGTCATCGACGGCCTGGAGATCAAGCCCCTCTGA
- a CDS encoding serine/threonine-protein kinase, with protein sequence MATHGDQGDGNFRVIAGRYRLEDRIGRGGMGVVWRATDQLLGRRVAVKEFPFDETDSGSLSPADLRRRRERTLREARAVARLRHPHIIVVHDVVEHAERPYIVMELIEGGSLADRISAYGPVDAAEAARIGADLLSALRTAHAAGVLHRDIKPANVLIDNATGRVVLTDFGIAQVAGASTLTETGTFVGSPEYTAPERMSGAGTGPASDLWSVGALLCTAVSGESPFRRDSLGGILHAVVFDEIRPPPEAVLLLPVVRGLLERDPLRRLDADRAEWLLRDFLATGRSPGPAPVPSVWRSPRGVLVSGVLIAAVAVTGVSAVALLVNGEGGGNVPAPSPSPSSSSSSSSSSSGAGAGSSVSPSGTPSPSLSFRTSINGR encoded by the coding sequence ATGGCGACCCATGGGGATCAGGGGGACGGCAACTTCCGGGTCATCGCGGGGCGTTACCGGCTGGAGGACCGGATCGGGCGCGGCGGGATGGGCGTGGTGTGGCGGGCCACCGATCAACTGCTCGGGCGGCGGGTGGCGGTCAAGGAATTCCCGTTCGACGAGACGGACTCCGGCTCCCTGTCCCCGGCGGACCTGCGGCGCCGCCGTGAGCGCACGCTGCGCGAGGCGCGGGCGGTCGCGCGGCTGCGCCATCCGCACATCATCGTCGTGCACGACGTCGTGGAGCATGCCGAACGGCCGTACATCGTCATGGAGTTGATCGAGGGCGGCTCCCTCGCCGACCGGATCTCGGCCTACGGCCCGGTCGACGCCGCCGAGGCCGCGCGGATCGGCGCCGATCTGCTGAGCGCACTGCGCACCGCGCACGCGGCCGGCGTGCTGCACCGTGACATCAAGCCCGCGAACGTCCTCATCGACAACGCGACCGGCCGGGTCGTGCTCACCGACTTCGGGATCGCCCAGGTCGCGGGCGCCAGCACCCTCACCGAGACCGGCACCTTCGTCGGCTCGCCCGAGTACACCGCGCCCGAGCGGATGTCCGGCGCCGGTACCGGTCCCGCCTCCGACCTGTGGTCGGTGGGCGCGCTGCTGTGCACGGCGGTCAGCGGCGAATCGCCGTTCCGGCGGGACTCGTTGGGCGGCATCCTGCACGCGGTCGTCTTCGACGAGATACGGCCGCCTCCGGAGGCCGTGCTCCTGCTGCCGGTCGTCCGGGGCCTGCTGGAGCGGGATCCCCTACGGCGGCTCGACGCGGACCGGGCCGAGTGGCTGCTGCGGGACTTCCTGGCCACCGGGCGCTCGCCGGGCCCGGCGCCGGTGCCCTCGGTGTGGCGGTCGCCCAGGGGTGTGCTGGTGAGTGGGGTGCTGATCGCCGCGGTGGCGGTGACCGGGGTGTCGGCGGTGGCGCTGCTGGTGAACGGGGAAGGCGGCGGAAACGTTCCGGCACCGTCACCATCACCGTCGAGTTCGAGTTCGAGTTCGAGTTCGAGTTCGGGCGCGGGCGCGGGCTCGTCGGTTTCTCCCTCGGGCACCCCATCACCGTCACTGTCCTTCCGTACATCCATAAATGGGAGATAA
- a CDS encoding serine/threonine-protein kinase, with translation MQGQLLAGRYRLADAIGSGGMGRVWRAHDEVLHRAVAIKELTAAHFVSESDQERLLARTRAEARAAARINHSAVVTVHDVLDHDARPWIVMELVEGHSLADAVKEHGRIEPREAARIGLWVLRALRAAHLAGVLHRDVKPGNVLLGDDGRVLLTDFGIAQIEGDTTITRTGEVVGSVDYLAPERIRGHDPGPASDLWALGATLYTAVEGRSPFRRTSPLSTMQAVVEEEPGQPAYAGALGPVIAALLHKDPAVRPDAAAAELMLAEAAEGRRPQAAQVYVPTQHAHPTAGPGSRTTPGPETAPATPHTPYNPHTPYNSHTPQAPYPAPVAAPSKRRRMRTLALVVVLAALVGGGTVVALQKWDEGRQTNQTSPSPSPTPTPTPTPTPSDEGGQGTLPAGWERRTDPVGFSISLPKGWERSVSIDQDGLRQVDFSPDNGKHLVRVAVDTAPDYSTSYEHMSYLDGKISQRLQDYEQLILKEELFRDQPGVRWEYAWNALAKDAPHYFPGPYRAIDVGYMNSDGIEYAVYASSPADDWATTREQFDWILRGFQEG, from the coding sequence ATGCAGGGCCAGCTCCTCGCGGGGCGCTACCGGCTAGCCGACGCCATCGGCAGCGGCGGCATGGGCCGGGTGTGGCGTGCGCACGACGAGGTGCTGCACCGAGCCGTCGCGATCAAGGAGTTGACCGCCGCGCACTTCGTCTCGGAGAGCGACCAGGAGCGGCTGCTCGCCCGCACCCGCGCCGAGGCGCGCGCGGCGGCGCGGATCAACCACTCCGCCGTCGTCACCGTGCACGACGTGCTCGATCACGACGCCCGCCCGTGGATCGTGATGGAGCTGGTCGAGGGCCACTCGCTGGCCGACGCGGTCAAGGAGCACGGCCGGATCGAACCGCGCGAGGCCGCCCGGATCGGCCTGTGGGTGCTACGGGCCCTGCGCGCCGCGCACTTGGCGGGCGTGCTGCACCGTGACGTCAAGCCCGGCAACGTCCTCCTCGGCGACGACGGCCGGGTGCTGCTCACCGACTTCGGCATCGCGCAGATCGAGGGCGATACGACGATCACGCGCACGGGAGAGGTCGTCGGCTCCGTCGACTACCTCGCCCCCGAGCGGATCCGCGGCCACGACCCGGGCCCCGCGTCCGACCTGTGGGCGCTCGGGGCCACCCTGTACACGGCGGTGGAGGGCAGATCGCCGTTCCGTCGCACCTCGCCGCTCTCCACCATGCAGGCGGTCGTCGAGGAGGAGCCGGGCCAACCCGCGTACGCCGGTGCGCTCGGCCCGGTCATCGCCGCGCTGCTGCACAAGGACCCCGCGGTGCGCCCCGACGCGGCGGCGGCCGAGCTGATGCTCGCCGAGGCGGCGGAGGGACGGCGGCCGCAGGCGGCGCAGGTGTACGTGCCGACGCAGCACGCGCATCCGACGGCCGGGCCCGGGTCCCGTACGACCCCGGGCCCGGAGACGGCACCGGCCACGCCGCACACGCCGTACAACCCCCACACCCCCTACAACTCCCATACGCCGCAAGCGCCTTACCCGGCCCCCGTCGCCGCCCCGTCCAAGCGCCGCCGCATGCGCACCCTCGCGCTCGTCGTGGTGCTCGCCGCGCTGGTCGGCGGCGGTACGGTCGTCGCGCTCCAGAAGTGGGACGAGGGGCGGCAGACGAACCAGACGTCTCCATCACCGAGCCCCACGCCGACTCCTACGCCGACGCCCACGCCGAGCGACGAGGGCGGTCAGGGGACGCTTCCCGCCGGTTGGGAGCGGCGTACCGACCCGGTGGGCTTCAGCATTTCCCTGCCCAAGGGTTGGGAGCGGTCCGTCTCCATCGACCAGGACGGCCTTCGGCAGGTCGACTTCTCGCCCGACAACGGCAAGCATCTCGTACGGGTCGCCGTCGACACCGCGCCGGACTACAGCACCTCGTACGAGCACATGAGCTACCTGGACGGGAAGATCTCGCAACGGCTGCAGGACTACGAGCAGTTGATCCTCAAGGAGGAGCTCTTCCGCGACCAGCCGGGCGTCCGCTGGGAGTACGCGTGGAACGCGCTCGCGAAGGACGCGCCGCACTACTTCCCGGGGCCCTACCGTGCGATCGACGTCGGGTACATGAACAGCGACGGCATCGAGTACGCCGTCTACGCGTCCTCACCGGCCGACGACTGGGCCACCACCAGAGAGCAGTTCGACTGGATCCTGCGGGGCTTCCAGGAGGGTTGA